A genome region from Dolichospermum compactum NIES-806 includes the following:
- a CDS encoding lmo0937 family membrane protein, whose product MLNLIWTGVVVLFLLWLLGFSIHLGGSLIHLLLVLALIGIVYNLFIGRRIV is encoded by the coding sequence ATGTTGAATCTGATTTGGACTGGCGTTGTTGTACTTTTCCTTCTTTGGTTGTTAGGATTCTCAATTCACCTTGGTGGTAGCTTAATCCACCTGCTTTTAGTTTTGGCACTAATTGGCATTGTCTATAACTTATTTATAGGAAGACGGATTGTATAA
- the pbpC gene encoding penicillin-binding protein 1C — protein sequence MKLTTHLIKTLTLRVLATLHEIKSSKFKLNRHYKLNKIIFSFILICLLIRLCPYFVPIHSIDIAQHQLAIEFTDRNNLPLGTVLTTDQENTSVVNLNQVSPQFINAILAAEDAHFYQHGALDIKAIFRAIKIAIENKKIVSGASTITMQLARMLDNSPRTMTAKLKEVWLSWRLAAGMSKDEILAAYINRLPMGGNIYGVEAAARIYFSIPASDLNLAQASILAAIPNNPTYFNPYQYQKRLQQRQKYVLNRMVQEKYISDADAQLIYQEKVIFQTRQKGIITAPHFLFWLATKNNTPNTESSPIRTTINRPLQQFVEAQVQQVISSLKANNVHDAAVVIIDNSSGEVLSYVGSPDYFNDVKLGRNDGVQALRQPGSTLKPFVYELALEKGVISPHTILPDVPTHYAIPGAKLYSPTDYTNNFLGPVRVRVALANSLNVPAVKVLEKVGVETFLNRLHELGFAHLNQGAEYYGLGLTLGSGEVNLWELARAYLTMANMGKITPLVTTLNSSPIANSQSLVSDNWQLIIDMLSDRYARSTAFGVDSVLNLPFPVAVKTGTSSNYRDTWTVGFSSNYTVATWVGNFNGEPMRQVSGVTGAAPLWNRIMLHLHEHQTPADFPPPTNMVKLPICATTGLKPTPSCTSVVQEYFSVKDKIAYQKSTDFHLSPVYDQWLAKQPQLHFNPNNFRIISPRNGDLFLLYPSEEGQQKIEFKASGTLNQSIDWWLNDQHLSTQSTNAIFWHLRPGNWKLEARIGKLHDQINFQVKLGNIQPRKQGFSVANPTKL from the coding sequence ATGAAATTAACCACTCATCTCATAAAAACTCTGACTCTCAGAGTCTTAGCAACTCTTCATGAGATAAAATCATCCAAATTTAAACTAAATCGCCACTACAAACTGAATAAAATTATTTTCTCCTTCATATTAATCTGTTTATTAATCAGATTATGCCCTTATTTTGTCCCTATTCATAGTATAGATATTGCCCAGCATCAATTAGCAATAGAGTTTACAGATCGTAATAATTTACCATTAGGAACTGTATTAACTACCGATCAAGAAAATACCTCAGTTGTCAACTTAAATCAAGTTTCACCTCAATTTATCAACGCAATTTTAGCCGCTGAAGATGCTCATTTTTATCAACATGGGGCGTTAGATATAAAAGCAATTTTTCGAGCAATAAAAATAGCAATTGAGAATAAAAAAATTGTTTCCGGTGCTTCCACAATTACCATGCAATTGGCGAGAATGCTGGATAATTCACCTCGGACAATGACTGCAAAATTAAAAGAGGTTTGGTTATCTTGGCGATTAGCTGCGGGAATGAGTAAAGATGAAATTTTAGCTGCTTATATTAATCGTTTACCTATGGGGGGAAATATTTATGGTGTGGAAGCTGCGGCACGAATTTACTTTTCTATTCCTGCTAGTGATTTAAACTTAGCCCAAGCTTCTATTTTAGCAGCAATTCCTAATAATCCCACTTATTTTAATCCTTATCAATATCAAAAAAGATTACAGCAACGACAGAAATATGTTTTAAACAGAATGGTACAGGAAAAATATATTTCTGATGCAGACGCGCAACTTATATATCAGGAGAAAGTGATATTTCAAACCCGTCAAAAAGGAATCATTACTGCACCACATTTTTTATTTTGGTTAGCAACAAAAAACAATACACCTAATACAGAATCATCACCTATTCGCACGACAATAAATCGCCCTTTACAGCAATTTGTGGAAGCACAAGTACAACAAGTAATTTCTTCTTTAAAGGCGAATAATGTCCATGATGCAGCAGTGGTGATAATTGACAACTCCTCTGGGGAGGTTTTAAGTTATGTTGGTTCGCCTGATTATTTTAATGATGTGAAATTAGGACGAAATGATGGAGTTCAAGCGTTGCGTCAACCAGGTTCTACCTTAAAGCCATTTGTTTATGAATTAGCTTTAGAAAAAGGAGTAATTAGTCCTCATACTATTTTGCCAGATGTGCCGACTCATTATGCAATTCCCGGAGCAAAATTATATAGTCCTACAGATTATACTAATAACTTCCTTGGTCCTGTCAGAGTCAGAGTTGCTTTGGCAAATTCTTTAAATGTACCTGCGGTAAAAGTATTAGAAAAGGTAGGTGTAGAAACTTTCTTAAATCGGCTGCATGAGTTGGGTTTTGCACATCTAAATCAAGGTGCTGAATATTACGGTTTAGGATTGACTTTGGGTAGTGGTGAGGTGAATTTGTGGGAACTGGCTAGGGCTTATTTAACTATGGCTAATATGGGAAAAATTACACCATTAGTAACTACATTAAACAGTTCTCCAATTGCCAATTCTCAATCTTTAGTTTCCGATAATTGGCAATTAATTATTGATATGTTGAGCGATCGCTATGCCCGATCAACAGCTTTTGGTGTAGACTCAGTGTTAAATTTGCCCTTTCCCGTCGCTGTCAAAACAGGTACTTCTTCAAATTATCGTGATACCTGGACAGTTGGCTTTAGCAGTAATTATACTGTGGCTACTTGGGTAGGTAATTTCAACGGTGAACCCATGCGTCAAGTTTCCGGTGTCACAGGGGCTGCACCTTTGTGGAACAGAATCATGTTACATCTGCATGAACATCAAACCCCCGCTGATTTTCCACCTCCAACAAACATGGTAAAATTGCCAATCTGTGCCACTACAGGGTTAAAACCTACACCTAGCTGTACTTCCGTAGTTCAAGAATATTTTTCTGTAAAAGATAAAATTGCATATCAAAAATCTACGGATTTCCATTTATCACCTGTGTATGATCAATGGTTAGCAAAACAGCCACAATTGCATTTTAATCCTAATAATTTCCGAATTATCTCTCCTCGTAATGGGGATTTATTTCTGCTGTATCCATCTGAAGAAGGACAGCAAAAAATAGAATTCAAAGCTAGTGGAACATTAAATCAGTCTATAGACTGGTGGCTAAATGATCAACATTTATCTACACAATCAACCAATGCGATATTTTGGCATCTACGCCCTGGTAATTGGAAGCTAGAAGCTAGAATTGGTAAGCTACATGACCAAATAAACTTTCAAGTAAAGTTAGGGAATATCCAACCGAGAAAACAAGGGTTTTCTGTAGCAAATCCTACTAAATTATAG
- a CDS encoding alpha-2-macroglobulin family protein codes for MIIRKIFKFLFVITLVFGITGCNFMTIQPGKEKLPPVESLITPKLPDWIEKISPLGDAKPTSQIRIRFQEALIPVEILDSPQQQNLLTKFAIWPPLPGQFRFLTPRMVGFQADKAIPEATRVKVTLKAGLADLKNHRLNQDLAWTFNTEPIQITNLPGVNPIEKAVVEPIDLQPKLQFTSNLELDLDSVQKHLQLIPEGKTQGVGFKVELAKEETPESLDPFEKFDPSVRNWVYNLIPGQNLEKATSYRLTFSLGILPANGNLPSQKEFVSKLATYSPLGFVGIKPYGEPDYGGTYGRFTKGSPQLEFNNILLADSVKENIKIKPTPKNIDSVLQISEADRIVSINPYALQPATTYTINIEKNIKDKFGQTLNKPVTIKYETGDIAGNISVPSDLNIFPTDKDLQINIDTINLPESKYQAAYRIVKPTDLVYTNSANDLLPEPAKWQDFKISSKKNQSLTINVPLKEKLGNRQGMLAYGVQARTHQYQEDGKQLWKEPTTYGMVQLTNLGLFSQWFPESGLIRVHHLSDGSPVKAANIQIYQSKLADKSRPQPVPCATGKTDDKGILIIENNQLTQCYPKLPSSLPQLLVVASENQDWAFARTEEYTGAYGYGIDAGWEAEKPESRGVIFSDRQLYQPGEKAVFTAFADYLENGKIQEDKNSVYQVTLVNTNGKNTDLGTKTTNEFSTFSLELPIPKNQPLGFYTIKAKGNKGQEISGEFRVAEFKPPNFKVDLQLNKEFAVIDDKIDVQVGSNYLFGSPVEGGEAKYFVTRQQTNFIPKGWEEFSFGRQWFWPEESPNVPNDVLQTNTKLDPNGKSNQTVTVAKDLPYPMTYRVDVQISDVSNLSVANSQTFTALPNNRLIGLKSNFVADAGKDFPVEFIVTDATGKPLENQRIHLELQQMKYSSVTKIVEGSKTPQNQVEYQTVGKTDITSTNIPQTVNLKPTVSGSYRIRANFSDSRDEITATDLQIWVTGENQVFWGEEEKDKLEVKLNKKEFKPGDTATALIQSPYPEGELYFAVIKDKPLYQQVVKIKGGAPQIQFPITPEMLPNAAVEAVLVRQGKPLNQVEPGSLENLARIGFAAFKVNLEDKYLKVQINPVEKSLEPGKEETVELELKDDQGNATKGQFTVMVVNEAVLQLTGYRPPNLVDTVYAEQSISTRFSDNRRDVKLAPLPQILPKGWGYGGGLSNALANTRIREDFQALAYYNGAVISDENGKAKISFKLPDNLTTWRIMVVATDGNLRFGNSDATFITTKPLITNAILPQFARIGDRILAGLSVTNTTTNTGNLNINGELSGFLNFAENNPKTTTLQAKAESATQAYRFPMVVGNVGESKVTFTTQLNNIADGFTVPLEIKPLEITEQVVETGVSERQVKIPLNIAKNTFREAGGLDIQLASTLIPAIKAPAKQVLENNDLPFAEPAASQLLIAANLQTLTQKYNQTFAEFNPQQQAKLAIAQLQKLQIADGGFAAFPGQEKSDPWVSTYAGESLVIANQSFPGVVDSKIISSLRTYLQNVLANPGQYDFCKQKLCKSQLQLNSLIALAQLGDKRNSFLSDIYQQRDNFDLVTQIKLARYLYQFPEWQNQAQIMRLEFQKNIYETGRTAVVNLPKTWSWMSSNTVTQAQALQLFIDQKTNPEIIDKLLQSLLNLRRYGTWESSYNNAQALTALVEYSQLQPTPPNFMTTVKLANQKLGETRFNGYQNPNLQINIPMNQLPQGKRDLWLQKSGRGRLHYLVAYNYRLQGNQPGRFNGLRVTREISKVNEEKTIQKIGMYAFDKPLTLQPGQVFDIGLEVITDHPVDHVVIKDPLPAGFEAVDDSFQTATPALQAKADNWQLGYKTIYKDRIISYANHLEPGVYSLHYLVRSVTPGTFIWPGAEAHLQYAPEEFGRSADSTLNISSN; via the coding sequence ATGATAATTAGAAAAATCTTTAAGTTCCTGTTTGTTATCACTCTCGTATTTGGAATAACGGGTTGCAATTTTATGACTATTCAACCAGGTAAGGAAAAATTACCACCTGTTGAGTCATTAATAACGCCAAAGTTACCAGATTGGATAGAAAAAATCAGTCCTTTAGGAGATGCAAAACCTACCAGTCAAATTCGTATTCGCTTTCAGGAAGCTTTAATTCCTGTTGAAATTCTTGATAGTCCCCAACAGCAAAATTTATTAACTAAATTTGCAATTTGGCCTCCTTTACCTGGACAATTTCGCTTTTTAACTCCGCGTATGGTGGGTTTTCAAGCTGATAAAGCTATACCGGAAGCAACGCGAGTTAAGGTTACTCTCAAAGCGGGTTTAGCAGATTTAAAAAATCATCGCTTAAATCAAGATTTGGCTTGGACTTTTAATACTGAACCTATTCAAATTACTAATTTACCTGGAGTGAATCCCATTGAAAAAGCTGTAGTTGAACCCATTGATTTACAACCAAAGTTGCAATTTACCTCTAATTTAGAATTAGATTTAGATTCTGTCCAAAAGCATTTACAGTTAATTCCTGAAGGTAAAACCCAAGGTGTGGGTTTTAAGGTGGAATTAGCGAAGGAAGAAACACCAGAAAGTTTAGATCCTTTTGAAAAATTTGACCCTTCAGTCCGAAATTGGGTTTATAATCTTATTCCTGGGCAAAATTTAGAGAAAGCTACTTCTTACCGTTTAACTTTTTCTCTTGGTATTCTTCCTGCTAATGGTAATTTACCCAGTCAGAAAGAATTTGTCAGTAAATTAGCAACTTATTCACCTTTAGGATTTGTGGGAATTAAACCCTATGGAGAACCAGATTATGGGGGAACTTATGGGAGATTTACTAAAGGTAGTCCTCAGTTAGAATTTAATAACATTTTATTAGCAGATTCCGTTAAGGAAAATATTAAAATTAAGCCAACACCAAAAAATATTGATAGTGTACTGCAAATTTCGGAAGCAGATAGAATTGTCAGCATTAATCCTTATGCTTTACAACCAGCTACTACTTATACAATTAATATTGAGAAAAATATCAAAGATAAATTTGGACAAACTTTAAATAAACCAGTCACAATTAAATATGAGACAGGTGATATAGCTGGGAATATTTCTGTACCATCAGATTTGAATATTTTTCCTACAGATAAAGATTTACAAATTAATATTGATACCATTAATTTACCAGAGTCAAAATATCAAGCAGCTTATCGCATTGTTAAACCTACAGATTTGGTTTATACAAATAGTGCTAATGATTTATTACCCGAACCTGCTAAATGGCAAGATTTTAAAATTAGCAGCAAGAAAAATCAATCCCTAACTATCAATGTTCCTCTGAAGGAAAAATTAGGTAATCGTCAGGGAATGTTAGCTTATGGAGTGCAAGCAAGAACTCATCAATATCAAGAAGATGGTAAACAATTGTGGAAAGAACCAACAACTTATGGCATGGTACAATTAACCAATTTAGGACTATTTTCTCAATGGTTTCCAGAATCGGGTTTAATTCGGGTTCATCATCTGAGTGATGGTTCACCAGTTAAAGCAGCAAATATTCAAATTTATCAATCAAAATTAGCGGATAAATCTCGTCCTCAACCTGTACCCTGTGCAACTGGAAAAACTGATGATAAGGGAATTTTAATTATTGAGAATAATCAATTAACACAATGTTATCCCAAATTGCCATCTAGTTTACCACAATTATTAGTAGTTGCTAGTGAAAATCAAGACTGGGCATTTGCCAGAACGGAAGAATATACTGGTGCTTATGGTTATGGAATTGATGCTGGTTGGGAAGCTGAGAAGCCAGAATCAAGAGGGGTTATCTTTTCTGATAGACAGTTATATCAACCTGGAGAAAAAGCTGTCTTTACTGCTTTTGCAGATTATTTAGAAAATGGGAAAATCCAGGAAGATAAAAATTCCGTTTATCAAGTAACTTTAGTCAATACTAATGGCAAGAATACAGATTTAGGCACAAAAACCACTAATGAATTTAGTACATTTTCTTTAGAGTTACCAATTCCTAAAAATCAGCCTTTAGGATTTTATACTATCAAAGCTAAAGGTAACAAGGGACAAGAAATTTCTGGAGAGTTTCGGGTAGCGGAATTTAAACCTCCCAATTTTAAAGTTGATTTACAGCTAAATAAAGAATTTGCAGTAATTGATGACAAAATTGATGTGCAAGTAGGAAGTAATTATTTATTTGGTTCCCCAGTGGAAGGAGGAGAAGCTAAATATTTTGTTACTCGTCAACAGACTAATTTTATCCCTAAAGGTTGGGAAGAATTTAGTTTTGGGAGACAATGGTTTTGGCCAGAAGAAAGTCCGAATGTTCCTAATGATGTCTTACAAACTAACACTAAATTAGATCCTAATGGGAAAAGTAATCAAACTGTAACTGTAGCTAAAGATTTACCCTACCCCATGACTTATCGGGTAGATGTGCAAATTAGTGATGTTTCTAATTTATCAGTTGCTAATTCCCAAACTTTTACCGCTTTACCTAATAATAGACTGATTGGTTTAAAAAGTAATTTTGTCGCTGACGCTGGTAAGGATTTTCCTGTAGAGTTTATTGTTACGGACGCAACGGGAAAACCTCTAGAAAATCAAAGAATACATCTGGAATTACAACAGATGAAATATAGCAGCGTTACCAAAATTGTTGAAGGTAGTAAAACTCCACAAAATCAAGTTGAATATCAGACAGTTGGGAAAACAGATATTACATCTACGAATATTCCCCAAACAGTCAATTTGAAACCTACAGTATCAGGTTCATATCGCATTCGCGCTAATTTTAGTGATAGTCGAGATGAGATTACAGCTACAGATTTACAAATTTGGGTGACAGGAGAAAATCAAGTATTTTGGGGTGAAGAAGAAAAAGATAAATTAGAAGTAAAATTAAATAAAAAAGAATTTAAACCTGGAGATACTGCTACAGCTTTAATTCAATCTCCTTACCCAGAAGGAGAATTATATTTTGCAGTCATTAAAGATAAACCTCTCTATCAACAAGTGGTTAAAATTAAAGGAGGTGCGCCCCAAATTCAGTTTCCAATTACGCCAGAAATGTTACCTAATGCAGCAGTAGAAGCGGTATTAGTTAGACAAGGTAAACCACTTAATCAAGTAGAACCGGGAAGTTTAGAAAATTTAGCCAGAATTGGTTTTGCAGCTTTTAAAGTTAACTTAGAAGATAAATATTTAAAGGTACAAATTAACCCAGTTGAAAAATCTTTAGAACCTGGAAAAGAAGAAACTGTAGAACTGGAATTAAAAGATGATCAAGGAAACGCCACCAAAGGACAATTTACTGTCATGGTGGTAAATGAAGCGGTGTTACAACTAACTGGTTATCGTCCGCCAAATTTGGTAGATACTGTTTATGCGGAACAATCAATTTCTACCCGATTTAGTGATAATCGTCGTGATGTTAAATTAGCACCATTACCGCAAATTTTACCTAAAGGTTGGGGTTATGGTGGAGGTTTATCCAATGCTTTAGCAAATACTCGGATTCGTGAAGATTTTCAAGCTTTAGCTTATTACAATGGTGCTGTAATTAGTGATGAAAATGGTAAGGCGAAAATCAGCTTTAAATTACCCGATAATTTAACAACTTGGCGAATAATGGTGGTGGCTACAGATGGAAATTTGCGGTTTGGGAATAGTGACGCAACATTTATCACCACAAAGCCATTAATAACTAATGCTATCTTGCCACAATTTGCCCGGATTGGCGATCGCATTTTGGCAGGTTTATCCGTCACCAACACCACCACCAACACCGGAAATCTGAATATTAATGGTGAACTTAGCGGTTTTCTCAACTTCGCCGAAAATAACCCCAAAACCACGACATTACAAGCAAAAGCCGAGTCAGCAACCCAAGCTTATCGTTTTCCCATGGTAGTGGGTAATGTGGGCGAAAGTAAAGTTACATTTACCACCCAATTAAATAATATTGCTGATGGTTTTACTGTCCCCTTGGAAATTAAACCTTTAGAAATTACCGAACAAGTTGTGGAAACTGGTGTAAGTGAAAGACAGGTAAAAATTCCCTTGAATATTGCTAAAAATACCTTTCGTGAAGCCGGAGGTTTAGATATTCAATTAGCCAGTACCTTAATTCCCGCAATTAAAGCCCCTGCAAAACAAGTTTTAGAAAATAATGATTTACCATTTGCAGAACCAGCCGCAAGTCAATTATTAATTGCTGCAAATCTGCAAACTCTCACCCAAAAATATAATCAGACATTTGCAGAATTTAATCCTCAACAACAAGCAAAATTAGCAATTGCACAATTACAAAAATTGCAAATAGCAGATGGTGGTTTTGCAGCATTTCCAGGACAAGAAAAATCAGATCCTTGGGTTTCTACTTATGCTGGAGAATCTTTAGTTATAGCTAATCAAAGCTTTCCTGGTGTAGTTGATAGTAAAATTATCTCTAGTCTGAGAACTTATTTACAAAATGTTCTCGCTAACCCTGGACAATACGACTTTTGTAAACAGAAACTTTGTAAATCTCAACTGCAACTAAATTCTTTAATTGCCTTAGCACAATTAGGCGATAAACGCAATAGTTTCTTATCAGATATTTATCAACAACGTGATAATTTTGATCTAGTTACTCAAATCAAATTAGCCAGATATCTATATCAATTTCCTGAATGGCAAAATCAAGCCCAAATCATGCGGTTGGAGTTCCAAAAGAATATCTATGAAACTGGACGTACCGCAGTTGTAAACTTACCCAAAACTTGGAGTTGGATGAGTTCAAATACTGTTACCCAAGCCCAAGCTTTACAGTTATTTATTGATCAAAAAACCAACCCAGAAATCATTGACAAATTACTGCAAAGTCTGCTAAATTTACGCAGATATGGCACATGGGAATCTAGTTATAATAACGCCCAAGCCCTCACAGCTTTAGTGGAATATAGCCAACTCCAACCCACACCACCTAATTTTATGACTACGGTAAAATTAGCAAATCAGAAATTAGGAGAAACTCGATTTAATGGTTATCAAAATCCTAACTTACAAATAAATATTCCCATGAATCAATTACCTCAAGGTAAACGTGATTTATGGTTACAAAAATCTGGAAGAGGTAGATTACATTATTTAGTAGCTTACAACTATCGTTTACAAGGAAATCAACCAGGAAGATTTAACGGGTTACGAGTAACGCGAGAAATTAGTAAAGTTAATGAAGAGAAAACTATTCAAAAAATTGGAATGTATGCTTTTGATAAACCTTTAACTCTACAACCTGGACAAGTTTTTGATATTGGTTTAGAAGTAATTACAGATCATCCTGTAGATCATGTAGTCATCAAAGATCCATTACCCGCAGGTTTTGAAGCAGTAGATGATAGTTTTCAAACTGCGACACCAGCATTACAAGCAAAGGCCGATAATTGGCAATTAGGATATAAAACTATCTATAAAGATCGTATAATTTCCTATGCAAATCATCTCGAACCAGGAGTTTACAGTTTACATTATTTAGTCCGTTCCGTGACTCCCGGAACATTCATTTGGCCTGGTGCGGAAGCACATCTTCAATATGCACCAGAAGAATTTGGACGCAGTGCAGACTCCACATTAAACATTTCAAGTAATTAA
- a CDS encoding Swt1 family HEPN domain-containing protein: MQDYFYNPFANNGNIVYDDNFVGRQDEIRTIQQRVINSPQAGCLAIVGAPRIGKSSLVYHTLIYPKNILAERKILTFRINLPDVKNHQELFREFVKQTLESLDDADSEDEFILIKGKSLLEKNLQWLDLQSEVRKFFKKLKRSNWRIIAVIDEFDQARHIFKDGVGFQALRELAYQPEWSICLVTVSRRYLYEIGNQVDISNLPGIFKDEILRCFSQEELRTLLNKLQKIDFDVTNECFQFIWDNTGGHPHLASALSFELANSWLNSQKYNLEESLQEATSEFLKYYDNLIDILKEDDSLDKLLQILFGPVITATKFDAEKFVRYGLIKPNNYGYYQVFSSHFENYLRLVERSRDLWPLWRDTERKLRSLITEIMETEYGEDWPSQLEKSRPKLKKMIDQFREAQEKEKKSFGGRASTNLLDFSYPMNLYEIISSHWNLFEKILNQDKNYWSARFQLLAKLRNPMAHIRDEIIQEHERQIAEGYCQEILYNLEEYKRRIYSNPN, encoded by the coding sequence ATGCAAGATTATTTTTATAATCCCTTTGCGAATAACGGCAACATTGTTTATGATGATAATTTTGTCGGTCGTCAAGACGAAATCAGAACTATTCAACAACGAGTTATTAATTCACCACAAGCAGGTTGTTTAGCTATTGTTGGTGCGCCTAGAATTGGTAAATCTAGCTTAGTTTATCATACCTTAATCTATCCTAAAAATATTCTTGCTGAACGTAAAATATTAACATTTAGAATTAACCTTCCAGATGTAAAAAATCATCAAGAATTATTTCGAGAGTTCGTGAAACAGACATTAGAGTCTTTGGATGATGCTGATTCAGAAGATGAATTTATCCTTATTAAAGGAAAATCATTACTTGAGAAAAATCTTCAGTGGCTGGACCTTCAATCTGAAGTTCGTAAGTTTTTTAAAAAGCTTAAAAGATCTAATTGGCGGATAATTGCAGTAATTGATGAATTTGATCAAGCACGCCATATCTTTAAAGATGGTGTAGGATTTCAAGCATTGAGAGAATTAGCATATCAACCCGAATGGAGTATATGTTTGGTTACAGTTTCAAGGCGTTATTTGTATGAGATCGGTAATCAAGTAGATATCTCCAATCTTCCTGGTATTTTTAAAGATGAAATTTTACGATGTTTTAGTCAAGAAGAATTAAGAACTTTATTAAACAAACTACAAAAAATTGATTTCGATGTTACTAATGAATGTTTTCAGTTTATTTGGGACAATACAGGGGGACACCCTCACCTAGCTTCAGCTTTATCATTTGAATTAGCTAACTCATGGTTAAATAGTCAGAAATATAATTTAGAAGAAAGCTTGCAAGAAGCTACATCTGAATTTTTGAAATATTATGATAATTTAATAGATATTCTCAAAGAAGATGATTCTCTCGATAAACTACTTCAAATATTGTTTGGTCCTGTAATTACAGCCACCAAATTTGATGCAGAAAAATTTGTTAGATATGGATTAATAAAACCTAATAATTATGGATATTATCAAGTTTTTTCATCTCATTTTGAAAATTATCTCAGATTAGTAGAACGTTCAAGAGATTTATGGCCTCTTTGGCGAGATACGGAAAGAAAGCTCCGTTCTTTAATTACTGAAATTATGGAAACCGAGTATGGAGAAGATTGGCCTTCCCAATTAGAAAAATCTCGTCCTAAATTAAAAAAAATGATTGATCAATTTCGAGAAGCACAAGAAAAGGAAAAGAAATCATTTGGAGGACGTGCTTCAACTAACTTACTAGACTTCTCTTATCCAATGAATTTATATGAAATTATTTCATCTCATTGGAATTTATTTGAAAAGATTCTCAATCAGGATAAAAATTATTGGTCTGCTCGGTTTCAACTTCTGGCTAAACTCCGTAATCCAATGGCTCACATAAGAGATGAAATTATACAAGAGCATGAACGTCAAATAGCTGAGGGATATTGTCAAGAAATCCTTTATAACTTGGAAGAATATAAAAGAAGAATCTACAGCAATCCGAATTAA